A single Asterias rubens chromosome 13, eAstRub1.3, whole genome shotgun sequence DNA region contains:
- the LOC117298394 gene encoding noelin-like produces MAAMKAFKMMALLAVSANLLHSANARTTPEGPQSTTDPAPYMTDHVTNYHLTGDRPGEAPCRCSIQTPIPVVCTDYQTQNNSEKLLEIRHWITNLTLEVGQLYEKSTWQSDLIATFQDNLDEATEKFTLMEGGQLLVTRTEIEGVRQNVRSMASALYTLQQWQGIASDAVQLGRIRAIMRDVSNISTVVDTMIELDNSHGLGGLQQRITELSGQLRTCNAGQPPPAVGTATVSPGTDQGSDGDQTLPENWPEKAKQDSCGRLVSISEPYTVRGNLDQHGVWVRDPLVNPSNVYYHRYGVSSQTAPFGGSMNVGAFQRSKTNSIEGEALQHIEEAIIYNGSLFAYSEERVQYQERIDDYYYGSYYTRTRERTDKTLSKITWNSPPDSNNITISPDDEVISRNTSSDTPLDRQPYIGPNDVPKMDLSVDESGLWVMYGSDLEMLVVSKVDEETLEFERTVESAYPKNRVGNCFIICKKVYCLISVTRYDSRVAFFMDTDSGFEGFVNVPFIIKYGSLSSIEYNPRDQLLYGWDNGHAVVYSLTFE; encoded by the exons ACAACACCTGAAGGACCACAATCAACAACAGACCCCGCACCTTACATGACTGACCACGTGACTAACTACCACCTGACCGGGGATCGACCAGGAGAAGCCCCCTGTCGTTGCTCGATCCAAACACCCATTCCCGTAGTATGTACGGActatcaaacacaaaacaactcGGAGAAACTACTGGAGATTCGACATTGG ATAACTAACCTGACACTTGAGGTTGGTCAACTATACGAGAAGTCAACATGGCAATCAGACCTCATCGCTACCTTCCAGGACAACCTAGACGAAGCTACCGAGAAATTCACCCTCATGGAGGGTGGACAGCTTCTAGTCACCCGGACTGAGATTGAGGGCGTACGCCAGAATGTTCGTAGTATGGCTTCTGCGCTGTATACACTGCAGCAGTGGCAAGGGATCGCATCTGATGCTGTACAATTAGGGAGAATTCGGGCCATTATGAGAGAT GTTTCAAACATCAGCACTGTTGTGGATACCATGATAGAGCTTGATAACAGTCATGGTCTAGGCGGTTTGCAGCAGCGAATCACTGAGTTGTCTGGTCAGCTTCGGACATGCAACGCTGGCCAGCCTCCTCCTGCCGTGGGAACAGCGACTGTGAGTCCCGGTACCGACCAGGGTTCAGACGGTGATCAAACACTGCCAGAGAATTGGCCAGAGAAGGCAAAACAAG ATAGCTGCGGGAGACTAGTCTCCATTTCAGAGCCCTACACTGTACGAGGAAATTTGGATCAACATGGAGTGTGGGTCAGGGACCCGCTAGTGAATCCAAGCAATGTGTATTATCACAG GTATGGTGTCTCAAGTCAAACTGCTCCGTTTGGAGGTAGTATGAATGTGGGTGCCTTCCAGAGGTCTAAAACCAATTCAATTGAAGGAGAAGCTCTCCAACACATCGAAGAGGCGATCATCTATAATGGCTCCCTCTTTGCTTACTCGGAGGAAAGAGTTCAATATCAAGAGCGTATCgatgattattattatggtaGCTATTACACACGGACGCGAGAAAGGACAGACAAGACACTGTCTAAGATCACTTGGAACTCACCACCCGACTCCAATAACATCACCATCTCTCCAGATGACGAggtgatttcacgaaacacttcGTCAGATACACCCCTCGATCGACAACCTTACATCGGCCCTAATGATGTTCCGAAGATGGACCTGAGCGTAGATGAAAGTGGACTTTGGGTGATGTACGGTAGCGATCTGGAGATGCTGGTCGTTAGTAAAGTAGATGAAGAAACTCTGGAGTTTGAGCGTACAGTGGAGAGCGCCTACCCGAAGAACCGTGTTGGGAACTGTTTCATCATCTGTAAGAAGGTCTACTGTCTTATCAGTGTCACTAGGTACGACTCTAGGGTGGCTTTCTTCATGGACACTGACAGTGGCTTCGAAGGATTCGTCAATGTCCCTTTCATCATCAAGTACGGGAGCCTATCATCGATTGAGTATAACCCACGTGACCAGCTGCTGTATGGCTGGGACAACGGCCATGCTGTGGTCTACAGTCTTACATTCGAGTAA
- the LOC117298395 gene encoding noelin-like — protein MADGNPLMFMTGAVILLLMLPAVIMAQTQPSAEPTTSGFEVTGERGGDGTCRCTVKSPTLVLCSDYETRTTHQKLKNIKNQINNLTADVTSLFEIVNLQSELTRTFESDLSDVTTTFNLIEGGQLLVTRTEIEGMRRNVRNMASALYTLREWQGVRSDETQVGRIEIIMSEVSNVSKVIDGLIEIDTSEDLAGMQRRVTELSNQLRTCNAKESESVGTAVPDTEDSAEKDRQKDPELWPKTTIQNSCGKLVSISEPYTLRGNLGSNGAWMRDPVVSPDFVCYHSFTDPVQDKQFSVSINVGEFQKGESQPIEGDILHHIIEAAVYNGSLFAYSTKTERVRNHRRNGYEYAKFQNITRIGWTSQSPSIPIFHPGSSFVREIPSETPHDRFAYTGPSAAPKMDLTVDESGLWLIYSNAQEMLVVSKVDEETLEFERTVVSSYPKNRLGNCFIICKKVYCLNGATSYDSRVAFFMDSDSGFEGFVNVPFIIKYGSLSSIEYNPRDQLLYGWDNGHAVVYSLTFE, from the exons ATGGCTGATGGAAATCCACTCATGTTTATGACCGGTGCTGTTATTCTGTTGCTGATGCTACCCGCTGTGATCATGGCGCAG ACGCAACCATCGGCCGAACCTACCACGTCTGGCTTCGAAGTGACTGGGGAGCGAGGCGGGGACGGTACCTGCCGCTGTACGGTCAAGTCACCCACGCTCGTACTCTGCTCTGACTACGAGACACGGACAACACATCAGAAgctgaaaaacattaaaaaccag ATTAACAACTTGACTGCTGACGTCACCAGCCTCTTCGAAATAGTCAACTTACAGTCGGAGCTCACCAGGACCTTTGAGTCTGATCTCTCTGACGTCACTACAACCTTTAACCTCATAGAGGGTGGGCAATTACTGGTGACCCGTACTGAGATAGAGGGGATGCGACGGAATGTTCGTAACATGGCGTCTGCTCTGTATACACTGCGTGAGTGGCAGGGGGTCCGATCAGACGAGACACAAGTTGGGAGAATCGAAATCATAATGAGTGAA GTTTCGAACGTCAGTAAAGTAATAGACGGACTGATAGAGATTGATACCAGCGAGGATTTGGCTGGTATGCAGCGTCGAGTCACTGAGTTATCCAATCAGTTGAGAACGTGTAATGCGAAAGAGAGTGAGTCAGTTGGCACGGCAGTCCCAGACACGGAAGACTCTGCTGAAAAGGACCGTCAGAAGGATCCAGAATTATGGCCGAAAACAACCATACAAA ATAGTTGTGGTAAATTGGTATCCATCTCGGAGCCATATACACTGAGAGGGAACCTTGGGAGCAACGGTGCATGGATGAGAGATCCGGTGGTTAGTCCGGACTTTGTCTGTTATCACAG CTTCACGGATCCAGTACAAGACAAACAATTTAGCGTCAGTATCAACGTGGGTGAATTCCAGAAAGGAGAAAGTCAACCGATAGAGGGCGACATTCTACATCACATTATAGAAGCTGCCGTTTATAATGGATCGCTGTTTGCATACTCGACAAAAACTGAACGGGTCCGGAATCATCGTAGAAACGGCTACGAGTatgcaaagttccaaaacaTAACAAGGATTGGGTGGACTTCCCAGTCACCTTCAATCCCAATTTTTCACCCGGGAAGTTCATTCGTGCGTGAGATTCCATCTGAAACACCCCATGATCGCTTCGCTTACACCGGTCCAAGTGCCGCTCCGAAGATGGATTTAACCGTAGATGAATCTGGACTGTGGCTGATATACAGTAATGCACAGGAGATGCTGGTTGTTAGTAAAGTGGATGAAGAAACCTTGGAGTTTGAGCGTACAGTGGTGAGTTCCTACCCGAAGAATCGCTTGGGTAACTGTTTCATCATCTGCAAGAAGGTATACTGTCTGAACGGTGCCACGAGTTATGACTCTAGGGTGGCTTTCTTCATGGACTCTGATAGTGGCTTCGAAGGATTCGTCAATGTCCCTTTCATCATCAAGTACGGGAGCCTATCATCCATTGAGTATAACCCACGTGACCAGCTGCTGTATGGCTGGGACAACGGCCATGCTGTGGTCTACAGTCTTACCTTCGAGTAA